CAGCTGAGATGTGGTCGTTAGCAACCTCTAAGCAAGAGATCCCCCTGGTCTCAGCCTCTGAAGCCCAAGCTCTTGCTGTAGCCATGTTACCTTGGTTCGATTGCAATGTCGCAGAAATTCAGCTATGCAGAGAGGGGAGTTCCTTGAACTGATAGCTTTCTGTACTTGGGCTTTGAAAGCTCTAGCGAGCAAGACCTGTTTTTGAGGAAAGGGGGGAgctctttataaaataaaaataaaacttggAATAACAATTGGGTAATTGGAGGGAGCATGAGGGTTTGCTGAAGGGTAGGGGAATGACATGTGGCTCACTGAGGGTTGTTGGCTTGGAGGAGATGATGGTAAATTGGGAAATTTTGTAGGGAAAAACAGTTGGAAGATTCCATGTTTGAATTTGAAACTGGCAAGATGGAAGGGAAGGGAGATTTTGGGATTTCCATTTGTATAGTTAGGAGGGAAAAGGAGGTAATTCTAGGATAACTGAGGGGCATTTGGTAGGGAGTAGATTCAAATTTTTAGAGGGAAATGGAACTTTGGGGTTTGAAATTATTGAGCGGCAATTCTCATAGTTCCCACTGAATTCAGCAGTGAATTCATGCAAAACCTACGATTATGTGGGCAACTGCTTGATGCACAACACTCGGATTGCGATGATCTAGTGCCCGTTGGAAATGTTGTCAGTTGGAAAACAAAATGGACCCCAAGACCATAACAGATGGGCTGGGAAGTGGGAGAAATTTGGGCCTGAAAACAGGACTTTGGAATAATTGTATTAATGAAAGTACTCTGTATAAAATACTTAGCAAAAGGTCTCTATGTGGCAAGAAAAGTATTTTGCCAACATAAAAAATCCATCAAAACTCTGTTTGTCGAGAAAAGTATTTTTGCCACACGGATGCCCCGTAATTGATTATTCATCTTGCAAGAAAAGTTTTTCCTCCAGCTAGGAAAAACCATTAAGAAAATACTCCCACTTCAAGGTCTATTGTTAGATGATGGTCCATATGAGGTTTATGGTGAGTTCAGGCTTGAAATTAGGATGGGCTTAGATAAATATGAATTTGTTTTGGGTAGTCTTTGGGTTAGGGAGTAGGAACCAGGCTAGGCTTGGGCATATGAGATCTGGTTGAGATTAAGCTTGTATAGTTTGGGATTAGGCAGGTTTTACTCAGTAATTTTTGAAAAAAGATTATACTCAACAAAACCCTTTTTGCAATGATTAATGGAGACAATAGATCTAGGCCCTACACGAAGTGGAGTGTCTACAGAAAGCTGGTCAGAAGTGTGCCTTGACATGGAGCATGCCTTTTCCCTTACATATGCTGCGCTTGTGAAGTGCATGCTTCAGCAGAAATGTTTCAGACCAGTGGTTCAGAGAGTTGAGCTTCACCATCGTTTCCAATGCTGCTGGTGACATGTCTATTTTTAATGAACTCAACCTTCTAAAACATATACAAAGCTCCTTCCTAGTTATATGCTTTGTGGTCTTTGCATCCAACATGCATGTTTTATTGAGGCATCTTGGGGGGTTTATGATTTTATTCACACAATTGTTTGGTTTCAACAGAACTAAATGTGTCCCTATAATTTTATTCCTTGAAGCTTGCAGAAGTATTCGCGAAGGATGGAATGTCCTTTCTAGCAAGTTGCCAGAGCCTTGTGCCTCGACCCTGGGTTATTGATGACTTGGACTACTTTAAAATGAAGTGGAGTAGAAAGTCTTGGAAGAAGGCAAGATTCATgttccttccatctgtttttcattTAACTCTAAGCTGGATTTCATCTTTAAGCCTCTCAGGGGGTTGAATTTGATTGAACATTATTTATTCTTTGTTATTACTGATTGAAAATTATTTATTCTTTGTTACTACTGATTGAAAATTATTTATTCTTTGGTATTACTGATTAGGAGGTCCATTTTCCAAAGAATTGATGTGCATGTGCACACTGTCTGCCCTATATGCATTTTACATTTCCGCTGATATGCATCCCTATACTGATGATTTTGTGTTTTCATCAAATATGGATTCAAGTGTAATCAAAATTGAACATTCTACTAATTAAAATTTTCTGCCTCAGCTTATGCTGATATCTTTGTGTTTTTATTGAATATGGATTTAAGTGTCTTCCGAGTTGAACATTATGCTATTGATTTAATTTGTCTCATTGTGCGCTTGCAGTCTTGCTCTTTAGATGGCTTTAATATGTTTTTGTTATTAGTATTGATCCGTGGAAAGCAAATTCAGACTTACTGTGTAAAGGTTCTTAGCTACAGCCAATCAATGCTTCTGTCAACAAAAAgctgattacttttaggtttcacCATTGTTCAACTTTACTCCTTGAGTACACATTTgtttcacattcattcatgtgCAGTATTCATCACATTTCACTTAGTTGTTTGTCTTGCTATCATTGAAATGACTTACTATTGTGCTTTACCTTATTGGCATGCACTTTACCAGCTCATTTCTTGTTATGACAGGCTGTCATTTTTGTTGATAATTCTGGTGCGGATATCATATTGGGTATATTGCCTTTTGCAAGAGAGTTACTTCGACGTGGTACACAGGTTTGTTTCATGCCAATCAATTTCTTTTACATTGCTGACCATCAAAGTTTGAAAACAGCACTTTCCGCTTGGGTTCGCCCTGTGTGTTGTGTTGTCCGATGGGCTCTTCCTCCTGCTTCCCCTCTTCTCGCCTTCTGTTTGGAAGGTAACATTGCAAGGGAGTTAGCATACTCCCCTATTGGTGTCATTATCCACAATCTGTCCATGGGCTTCTTTGAATGGTCGCTAACCAAAAATTGAATTTGCTGGAAAATGTTTGCCATCAAATCAATTCATTTTCTCATTGAATGTCAAGTGTTGGTAATTTTTGTCTTTTAGTTTCCACTTATATGTAGGGCTATCAGTGGGCCGGGATGGTCCGTCGTGCCCTTTGGCTTGGCCCATCAAGGTCTGGGCCTGGGTTTCTAAATCAGTCCTCTCCGGGCCTAGAAATCAGGCCCACTTACTAATCCAGCTGGGTTCAGGCTGTGTAACATGGCCCTAGGCCCGGCACGGCCCTTAAGAGGGTTCTCTGTCAAGGACTCAAGGGCATTTTTATTTGTGTTATATGTGTGTGGGTCCTACTAATCCAGCCCTTAAGAGggtctctctctcgctctcttgcTCCCCCCTCTTCTCTCACGGGACCATTACAGGCTGTCACGTGTCAAATTTTCCATAATGGCCATTGCGACCTCGTAACGCATAACAGTTAccactagagctgtacatgagtcgagttagctccaTCTCCGTGGTCCTTGGTTGGAAGCTTGTAGTCTCCAGAGCTCAAGGCAGTTTCCCTTGCATGACACCTAGAAGGATTGGAGTGCAATGCTGTCAGGGGAAAGACTCCAAAGCCGAACCCTGGGCTCCTCTTCAATTAGGTTTAACTAGCTCTAGCATGTTGCATAGCATTCAACCCTTTGTAGCGTGTAGCGCAAGCAACATAAGTTATacgatacttttattttttaaaatttaaaaatagaaaaaaatatgataaatagtaagaaaaaaagcTAAAAATGAtccattttttcaagtataagcatgttcaaacaaattattaatcatcatttattattaatatctaatacataatttctaattgaaaccacatacataaaccaaatcaaattattATCACATCAACTACTTTTTAAGCAAActataattaataatgtctaattgaaaccacaagtccaagtacgaaaagaaattaaaatcccacaggttgagagtattaattacaaaatacaaaaaataattacctttaaaaaaatacaaaatataattaccaTTTATTAAAAAGGAGTGTAGTGTACGCTATACGCATGCTACATACGCTACACATATGCTAcaagggatttacgctatttgctaATGCTACGTAGCATCGTAGCTATGCTACGGGTGCTATTCAAAACACATGAGCTTTAATTCGATGTTTGGCTTAGCAGTACCTCCAGCGCCTCCTGGGGGATACGCAAGAATGATCGGATGTAGTTGGCCTTTTCTGGATCATGCGGGGAGAAGGATCCTACGGCAGTGAAGATCTCTGTGCTCAGAGCTGGGTTGTCTGGTTGATTCTTTGTGGGGAGTTGTCCCTAATGGGAAATTATAGTCTGGCGTATAGATGGGTTATTGTGGGTGGGTGCGGGGCCTTTTAGGCTCCTCATTTGTGTATAATGGGAAATCAAATCCCTTTTTGGCTCAGTTTGGTTCTTGCATTTCAGAGGTTCCCAAAGGATCCAATGAGGTGGCTTATAGCCTCCGCCTCTGTGGGAGTGACAAGAGGGTTACTCATTCCCTCTGTTGTAatgattttggttttttttagTAATGCTTTAGATGCTCTCTCAAGAATAAAATGAAGATAAAgtagaaaataaatgaaaaaaaggccTAACGGGTTGCACCCATGTTAGAGGGTCTGCCTGAGCTGAAATAACCTCCTGGCGATTCTGATGTTTCCAAGTATTTTTCCCTGCCTAACATGGTCCACCCATGTATGAATGCCCTAGTTTTGTATTTAATCTTTCCCAACTGTGTAAAGAGTTATGACTTGTATCTtttccaaaaagaagaagaactatGACTTCTATATAGAGTATATGGATTATACGCATCTGCTCTCATGAATATATAAAGATATCATTTTGAGGTTAGTGTGCAGATATAAATTTGCCAATGTCATGAAGTTCCTGGCACTGACGATAAGCTTGCTGAAATCTTGGGTTGTTGCAGGTGGTTCTAGCAGCCAATGACCTTCCATCTATCAATGACGTAACGTATCCTGAACTGATTGAGATTTTAAAGAAGGTGATGGAAATTTCATGATTACATTGCCTGAGTCTACATATGTATGACTTGATTCTGATACTCTTGCTGTCTGTATCAGTTGAAGGATGAAAACGGGAAGCTCAGTGGTGCCGATGCATCTGGCCTCCTGATTGCCAATTCTGGTAATGATCTGCCGGTAAGAAGATGACAGTCACCTCTATTCTTGCCACTTCAATGCACGAGTTTTTGTAATCTTGTGGGAAATGCAGGGGAATTATGTTAGTGTAGCTATCCATTCTCAATCCATTTGACTTGCATGCAGGTCATCGATCTCACAAGTGTGTCACAAGAGCTGGCGTACCTAGCAAGTGATGCAGACCTAGTTGTCTTGGAGGGAATGGTAACACACATATACTTTtgcccagaaaaaaaaaaaaagcttctgaGTTCTGAGACTGAATATAATATAAGAAGAATGATGCTTAGGGTTTATTGGTTTTAATATAAAATCCATTTTTTGGCCACAGGGACGTGGAATAGAGACAAATCTCTATGCTAAACTAAAATGTGATTCTGTCAAGATTGGGATGGTATTACTCTGTTGTAATAGTCTGCTTTTGCTTTTTAACTGGATCTCTAACTTGTggcccgtttggatgcacttGCACAAACGGGGGATTTCGGAGAAGGGGGTTTCAAGCCTGTGATTTCGTCTAGATGGCATTTTAGCGCCAAGTTCATCAAGTGGGATGGTGAAAGGGGGctttgcaaagtgcatccaaaattccaaatgtgcaaaaaaaaagaagggaaaccCCAGTTTTGGCTTACGAAGGGTCTTGTATCTCGAAAGCCCCTTTTGAGGGTTTGTCCAAGACGGGCCCTTAGATACTTATCAAGCAATATGCCAAGGCGCATTGATGGATAAAGGACTCGGCTAGTTGACCCAGTCTGACCAGGCTCCAAACCAAGTCCGAACTCAGATCATATAAATTAGAGCAGGAGTTCCTCAGTGACTTAGTCTGGTTGAACTTCAAATCTGAAAGGCTATTCCGATTTTGAGTTTCAATTGTCTATGGGCCTTGATTCAGATGTTTCCTTTTtacgtttttattttttaattttctgggAAGTGGTTAAATgtgtcctttttctttttctgttttcctATTGGACAGGTGAAGCATCCCGAGGTTGCTCAGTTCTTGGGAGGGAGGCTGTATGATTGTGTTTTCAAGTACAACGAATCGATAAATGGCTAAGGCAGCCTCTtctcttcttttgatttttttttttttttggtttttccttATATCTCATTGGTCATCATGTAAAACCTCCACTTCCAAGTTCAAACCATATACATATAATTTTTTGGAGTTAGATGTAAAAGTAACGAAATTC
This region of Magnolia sinica isolate HGM2019 chromosome 1, MsV1, whole genome shotgun sequence genomic DNA includes:
- the LOC131219401 gene encoding damage-control phosphatase At2g17340-like isoform X1, which codes for MESSSAMVPFPLLTTPIESNYRACTIPYRFDSDNPRKATPTEISWINLFLNSVPSFRQRAESDTTVVDAPIKAEKFAERYTAILEDLKKDPQSHGGPPDCILLCRLREQILRELGFKDIFKKVKDDENAKAISLFEEVVRLNDAIEDDGKRMENLIRGILAGNIFDLGSAQLAEVFAKDGMSFLASCQSLVPRPWVIDDLDYFKMKWSRKSWKKAVIFVDNSGADIILGILPFARELLRRGTQVVLAANDLPSINDVTYPELIEILKKLKDENGKLSGADASGLLIANSGNDLPVIDLTSVSQELAYLASDADLVVLEGMGRGIETNLYAKLKCDSVKIGMVKHPEVAQFLGGRLYDCVFKYNESING
- the LOC131219401 gene encoding damage-control phosphatase At2g17340-like isoform X2, which translates into the protein MESSSAMVPFPLLTTPIESNYRACTIPYRFDSDNPRKATPTEISWINLFLNSVPSFRQRAESDTTVVDAPIKAEKFAERYTAILEDLKKDPQSHGGPPDCILLCRLREQILRELGFKDIFKKVKDDENAKAISLFEEVVRLNDAIEDDGKRMENLIRGILAGNIFDLGSAQLAEVFAKDGMSFLASCQSLVPRPWVIDDLDYFKMKWSRKSWKKAVIFVDNSGADIILGILPFARELLRRGTQVVLAANDLPSINDVTYPELIEILKKLKDENGKLSGADASGLLIANSGNDLPVIDLTSVSQELAYLASDADLVVLEGMVKHPEVAQFLGGRLYDCVFKYNESING